cgctggtcgatcaaggtgtggacgcgtcgtatgtgaggacattagccaattgctacgaacgatgcacgactgggatacagcttttccaccgccctctcaccatacccattggaaagggggtacgacaaggcgatactatatcgccgaagctgttcacggctgcattgcaatggatagtgaaatcactatccgggaagaaaggggcatacgtgttgatggaagatttctttcgaaccttcgtttcgcggacgacatcgttctcttttcgagcagtaccaatgaagcagaaacgatgctcaacgaattgaacgaagcagggaagagaataggactacgaataaacagaaagaagacacagttcatgaagaacgcgcactgcgaggacggaggagtacaacttgaaggctcccaaatcgtggaaacttcgtcatacgtatacctcggacgttctattaacatggaaaacgacttgaaggaagaactgaatagaagaatgagagcagcatgggcagcattcgcagccgtcagggaagctacggaccaactgacggaccatgatcttcgtgcccatctgttcgactcgacagtccttccagcgctctgttacgcagcggagacgtgggcagacaccgcggccacgtctaggaagctacttactaaacacagagcccttgagagatgtctcctgaagtttaaccggcgcacacaacaccttgccggtcttcgtagctccgacttaagaggaatgtcccgtcttcgcgacccagcggaatatgtatcgaaagcaaaacatagatgggccggtcacatcatgagaagaatcgacgatagatggactaggAGAACGCtggagtggatcccaagggacgctaaacgcccccgagggagaccgccaacgagatggggtgacgtgttcgctgcacggatggaccagctgagagctcagctggatacggctcaaggacctcgtcaacgtcactcacgaagcttgagaacatcttggatgacaatggcgagggaacgaaacgagtggaagagatgctggggcccgcacctccagtgaagacggcccatctaagtatctaagtaagtaagtaagtattaaattcttaaaatctttctgccttcctttCAGCAAAGGCTTAATTACGAGtgctttgcttttctttttttttgctttcgttAACTTTAACATTTGAGATAACTTCCTGGTTCAAAACGATTTCAAGATTTCTGTCTGTGACCTACCTATCTGAACTAGGATCCCCAGCTAATATCCGTTCATCACAAGCGGCTGTACATCGTACAGCCGCTTGTGATGAACGGAACGACTCATCTCAGCGGCGAATGTAGAATCCAACGACATTTACGCAAAAGTGAATTGTCGTTGAGATAGTACTGAATGatggaaaaattattcatgAGGCTGTTCATCTGGCTGTGACGATGAAAACGCCGCAGGAAGTACTACCTCTGGCTTCAAGAGGGAAGGTTCACCCAGTCGATAGTCAGTCACTGGAACAGCGAACAGGAAACATCGGGGAGAGAGGGTAGGAGCTTAGATATTCATTAGAGTATTTGGAGCATTCAGAATATCTTTGGAACCAGTCAGAACAGTAGAGAGACAACAAAGTTAATTTGTCTTTGCTGACGACACGGTAAGACTG
This is a stretch of genomic DNA from Necator americanus strain Aroian chromosome II, whole genome shotgun sequence. It encodes these proteins:
- a CDS encoding hypothetical protein (NECATOR_CHRII.G7243.T1), whose protein sequence is MHDWDTAFPPPSHHTHWKGGTTRRYYIAEAVHGCIAMDSEITIREERGIRVDGRFLSNLRFADDIVLFSSSTNEAETMLNELNEAGKRIGLRINRKKTQFMKNAHCEDGGVQLEGSQIVETSSYVYLGRSINMENDLKEELNRRMRAAWAAFAAVREATDQLTDHDLRAHLFDSTVLPALCYAAETWADTAATSRKLLTKHRALERCLLKFNRRTQHLAGLRSSDLRGMSRLRDPAEYVSKAKHRWAGHIMRRIDDRWTRRTLEWIPRDAKRPRGRPPTRWGDVFAARMDQLRAQLDTAQGPRQRHSRSLRTSWMTMARERNEWKRCWGPHLQ